Proteins from one Bombyx mori chromosome 1, ASM3026992v2 genomic window:
- the LOC100101168 gene encoding ociad protein isoform 2 (isoform 2 is encoded by transcript variant 2), with translation MNNSNAYGYQQSPTPPGPGEPNPFSPASPYKFSQDELKVLAECNQESFFQRCLPLGTVLGLGTFAAIQKGHLKPNPRFGPFPKVTLAVVVGYFLGKLSYQQACAEKLMALPGSYIGQILRDRKNGKIGGTSMPVQTPSMYGATTNDIYSDAGPGSSLDLDTNRPVFSEDTYRPDNEGPGPNLEEPIPARPSVSYDDLRRQNRGQYVKERQDPYR, from the exons atgAATAATTCGAATGCCTACGGGTATCAACAGAGTCCAACACCTCCTGGACCCGGTGAACCAAACCCATTCTCTCCTGCTTCGCCG TATAAGTTTTCTCAAGATGAGCTGAAAGTGTTAGCTGAATGCAATCAAGAGAGTTTCTTCCAAAGATGTCTTCCCCTGGGCACTGTGTTAGGTTTGGGCACATTTGCAGCTATTCAAAAGG GACATCTGAAACCAAACCCAAGATTTGGTCCATTCCCAAAGGTGACATTGGCAGTAGTGGTTGGCTACTTCTTGGGGAAGTTGTCATACCAGCAGGCATGTGCTGAGAAGCTGATGGCATTGCCCGGCAGCTATATAGGGCAGATACTAAGAGATCGGAAGAATGGAAAGATTGGAGG GACTTCAATGCCAGTACAGACCCCTTCAATGTACGGAGCCACTACCAATGATATATATTCTGATGCTGGTCCAGGTAGCTCACTCGACTTGGACACCAACCGACCTGTCTTCAGCGAGGATACTTACCGACCTGATAATGAAG GTCCAGGACCCAACCTGGAGGAACCCATTCCAGCACGCCCGTCCGTTTCATACGATGACCTACGTCGCCAAAACAGAGGACAGTACGTCAAGGAGAGGCAGGATCCTTACAG GTAA